The Camelina sativa cultivar DH55 chromosome 14, Cs, whole genome shotgun sequence genome includes a window with the following:
- the LOC104742410 gene encoding DENN domain and WD repeat-containing protein SCD1 isoform X1, protein MGRIFEYFVVCGLGPEMRTVDGDLGFHGMQTFYLPSPLDQFPPTDQSPYPAPPPQLPTCVLPAGVEFHSSGFASNDPASFPRSYPIVLTEGDGSKIFVSCIAFRDRVCEDIIEAYRLPPNTYADKCICLVSHAPNFRVLRNSLEEIFVLCFSSEGSCKPLWDIIAYMVSNVPLPTPGKDRVLFAVENCLLSVEAPPEDSLPQADISLQPLVQCLDVDNLIKLFTSVLVERRILIRSNKYSLLTLVSESICHLIYPFRWQQVYIPLLFFSGVDYIDAPTPYMMGLHSDVDTSNLAMDGVVVVDLEFNQITTSEEIPPIPEPEFSALRNDILKLLHPNVVGIDQLKGFGNSVEQSPKSLSKPWGEDHDLQLRVIFLKFFASILGGYRNFIENKVFSTDAFLKRRSRSTNQPPEPMLVQFLGSFAFLDYLERRLGSDENSTNLLEKLQDAVGRGQDAMSILPKSSMEPEIITIAEPEVEESATRYTYDRFPASVRSEEQEEKRKQNLAAASGALESNGRHPPSSPPGKNTKEDNFSSMERAAERERMVLDIQVKLQGLWLRLLKLGSAEDPLSSFEYGTILALIESDAEGIGGSGFIECIREHLYSGWHGQLTEEQFIAVKELLKMAVSRAASRSDLSTVRDALEVSAEMFKKDANNVSDYVQRHLISIPIWEELRFWEGYFEYLMEQPANESVNYATLVTARLIIVASHMAGLGLPDTEAWNMIETIAEKQKLGYKLLIKLRGFLSHVQQLHVGYWGASSFKQQIISSGLPSPRPKDVSDESQQPSEASGRSWVQSMFSRDTASRANSFSRVRKWVSDNASSDITAAAQKKIQTNVRVLKGHSGAVTALHSVTRREVCDLVGDREDAGFFISGSTDCLVKIWDPSLRGSELRATLKGHTGTVRAISSDRGKIVSGSDDQSVIVWDKQTTQLLEELKGHDAQVSCVKMLSGERVLTAAHDGTVKMWDVRTDMCVATVGRCSSAILSIEYDDSTGILAAAGRDTIANIWDIRSGKQMHKLKGHTKWIRSIRMVDDTLITGSDDWTARVWSVSRGSCDAVLACHAGPVQSVEYSPFDKGIITGSADGLLRFWENDEGGIKCVKNITLHSSSILSINAGEHWLGIGAADNSMSLFHRPSNAGTKVSGWQLYRVPQRTAAVVRCVASDLERKRICSGGRNGVLRLWDATINI, encoded by the exons ATGGGTCGGATCTTCGAGTACTTCGTCGTGTGCGGACTAGGTCCGGAGATGCGAACCGTGGATGGAGATCTTGGATTCCATGGGATGCAAACGTTCTACTTGCCTTCGCCTCTTGACCAGTTCCCTCCTACTGATCAATCCCCTTACCCTGCGCCTCCTCCTCAGCTTCCTACT TGTGTTCTTCCTGCTGGGGTGGAGTTCCATTCTTCTGGGTTTGCTTCTAATGACCCTGCAAGTTTCCCACGGAGCTATCCCATAGTCTTGACGG AGGGGGATGGATCAAAAATATTTGTCAGTTGCATTGCATTTCGGGATCGAGTCTGTGAGGATATTATTGAAGCTTATCGCTTACCGCCGAATACATACGCAGACAAGTGTATATGTCTTGTGTCTCACGCCCCCAATTTCCGTGTTCTTCGGAATTCTCTCGAAgagatttttgttctttgcttctCTTCAGAAGGAAGCTG TAAACCATTGTGGGATATTATCGCCTATATGGTATCTAATGTGCCTTTGCCGACTCCTGGAAAAGACAGAGTCTTGTTTGCTGTCGAGAATTGCCTGCTCTCAGTTGAAGCACCTCCAGAAGATAGTCTTCCTCAGGCAGAT ATATCTCTCCAGCCTCTTGTACAATGCTTGGATGTCGACAACTTGATTAAGTTGTTCACATCTGTACTAGTTGAAAGGAGGATTTTGATACGATCTAACAA GTATTCGCTTTTGACGCTGGTGTCTGAATCCATATGTCATTTGATTTATCCTTTTCGATGGCAG CAAGTCTACATTCCATTACTATTTTTTAGTGGAGTAGACTACATTGATGCGCCAACACCATATATGATGGGTCTCCACTCTGATGTCGATACGTCCAATCTTGCTATGGATGGC GTTGTAGTGGTGGATCTTGAATTTAACCAAATCACTACTTCTGAAGAGATACCTCCGATTCCAGAGCCTGAGTTCAGCGCGTTGCGAAACGATATATTGAAACTACTGCACCCTAATGTTGTAGGGATTGATCAGTTGAAGGGCTTTGGTAATTCTGTTGAGCAGTCCCCTAAAAGCCTTAGCAAACCTTGGGGAGAGGATCATGACCTTCAACTCAG GGTTATATTCTTAAAGTTTTTTGCATCTATATTGGGTGGCTACCGCAATTTCATA GAAAACAAAGTTTTTAGCACTGATGCGTTTCTGAAGAGACGGTCCCGTTCCACAAATCAGCCACCAGAGCCTATG TTGGTTCAATTCTTGGGCTCTTTTGCATTCCTCGATTATCTTGAAAGGCGTCTAGGCTCTGATGAGAACAGTACTAATCTCCTCGAGAAGTTACAAGATGCAGTTGGAAGGGGTCAAGATGCGATGTCAATTTTGCCTAAATCTTCTATGGAGCCTGAAATAATCACAATAGCTGAGCCAGAAGTTGAAGAATCAG CCACCAGGTATACCTATGACAGGTTTCCCGCGAGTGTTAGGTCAGAGGAGCAAGAAGAAAAGCGAAAGCAGAATCTTGCAGCAGCAAGCGGGGCTCTTGAATCCAATGGAAGGCATCCTCCAAG CTCACCGCCAGGGAAGAACACCAAAGAAGACAATTTCAGTTCAATGGAGAGGGCT GCAGAGAGAGAACGAATGGTCTTGGATATACAAGTCAAGTTGCAG GGATTATGGCTCCGTCTTCTCAAACTGGGTTCAGCTGAAGAtcctctttcttcatttgaatACGGCACAATATTGG CTCTCATCGAATCTGATGCTGAGGGGATTGGTGGGAGTGGCTTTATCGAGTGTATACGAGAGCATCTGTATTCG GGCTGGCATGGTCAATTGACCGAGGAGCAGTTCATTGCAGTCAAAGAATTG CTCAAAATGGCTGTGAGCCGTGCTGCTTCAAGAAGCGATTTGTCGACAGTGCGGGACGCACTTGAAGTTTCTGCAGAAATGTTCAAGAAGGATGCCAATAATGTCTCAGACTATGTCCAGCGTCATCTCATCTCCATACCCATCTGGGAGGAGTTGAG ATTCTGGGAAGGTTACTTCGAGTATCTCATGGAACAACCTGCAAATGA ATCAGTGAACTATGCTACTTTGGTCACAGCCAGACTAATCATAGTGGCATCACATATG GCTGGCTTGGGACTTCCTGATACAGAAGCTTGGAACATGATCGAGACAATtgcagagaaacaaaaacttggATACAAGTTACTG ATTAAACTCAGAGGGTTCCTGTCGCATGTTCAGCAACTTCATGTCGGCTATTGGGGTGCTTCTTCATTTAAGCAGCAGATCATATCTTCCGGGTTGCCATCCCCACGTCCAAAAGATGTCTCTGATGAATCCCAGCAACCTTCAGAAGCTTCTGGAAGGAGCTGGGTTCAGAGTATGTTTAGCAGAGATACAGCATCAAGAGCAAATTCTTTCAGTCGTGTTCGTAAGTGGGTATCTGATAATGCTTCTTCAG ACATAACTGCTGCTGCCCAGAAGAAAATTCAGACCAATGTACGTGTTCTGAAGGGTCACAGCGGTGCTGTCACTGCCTTGCACTCTGTGACAAGAAGGGAAGTCTGTGACCTTGTGGGCGATCGCGAGGATGCTGGATTCTTTATCAGCGGTAGTACAGACTGTCTG GTTAAAATTTGGGATCCAAGTCTGCGTGGTTCTGAACTTCGAGCGACTCTGAAAGGACATACTGG AACCGTGCGTGCTATAAGCTCTGACAGAGGAAAGATAGTTTCAGGATCAGATGATCAATCTGTTATCGTATGGGACAAACAAACAACTCAGCTTCTAGAAGAATTGAAAGGCCACGATGCACAG GTAAGTTGTGTCAAGATGCTTTCAGGCGAACGTGTCCTCACTGCTGCACATGATGGAACAGTTAAGATGTGGGATGTTCGAACCGATATGTGTGTTGCAACTGTTGGCCGATGCTCTAGTGCCATTCTTTCGATCGAATATGATGACTCCACAGGAATCTTGGCTGCTGCTGGCAGGGATAC GATTGCAAATATATGGGATATCCGTTCAGGAAAGCAAATGCATAAGCTGAAAGGGCATACCAAATGGATACG ATCAATACGAATGGTCGACGATACGTTGATTACTGGCAGTGATGACTGGACAGCACGAGTGTGGTCTGTTTCCAGAGGATCATGCGACGCTGTTTTGGCATGCCATGCTGGGCCAGTACAATCTGTTGAATACTCCCCATTTGACAAAGGAATAATCACAG GCTCGGCTGATGGGTTGCTCCGCTTTTGGGAAAATGATGAAG GTGGCATTAAATGCGTGAAGAACATAACGCTCCATAGTTCTTCCATACTATCAATCAACGCAGGCGAACATTGGTTAGGCATTGGAGCAGCAGATAACTCAATGTCTCTATTCCATCGTCCTTCCAACGCAGGAACCAAAGTCTCAGGCTGGCAACTTTATAGAGTACCACAAAGAACAGCGGCCGTG GTGAGATGTGTTGCGTCAGATCTCGAAAGGAAACGAATATGTAGCGGTGGCCGGAATGGAGTTCTTCGGCTGTGGGATGCGACCATCAACATCTGA
- the LOC104742410 gene encoding DENN domain and WD repeat-containing protein SCD1 isoform X2: MGRIFEYFVVCGLGPEMRTVDGDLGFHGMQTFYLPSPLDQFPPTDQSPYPAPPPQLPTCVLPAGVEFHSSGFASNDPASFPRSYPIVLTEGDGSKIFVSCIAFRDRVCEDIIEAYRLPPNTYADKCICLVSHAPNFRVLRNSLEEIFVLCFSSEGSCKPLWDIIAYMVSNVPLPTPGKDRVLFAVENCLLSVEAPPEDSLPQADISLQPLVQCLDVDNLIKLFTSVLVERRILIRSNKYSLLTLVSESICHLIYPFRWQQVYIPLLFFSGVDYIDAPTPYMMGLHSDVDTSNLAMDGVVVVDLEFNQITTSEEIPPIPEPEFSALRNDILKLLHPNVVGIDQLKGFGNSVEQSPKSLSKPWGEDHDLQLRVIFLKFFASILGGYRNFIENKVFSTDAFLKRRSRSTNQPPEPMLVQFLGSFAFLDYLERRLGSDENSTNLLEKLQDAVGRGQDAMSILPKSSMEPEIITIAEPEVEESATRYTYDRFPASVRSEEQEEKRKQNLAAASGALESNGRHPPSSPPGKNTKEDNFSSMERAAERERMVLDIQVKLQGLWLRLLKLGSAEDPLSSFEYGTILALIESDAEGIGGSGFIECIREHLYSGWHGQLTEEQFIAVKELLKMAVSRAASRSDLSTVRDALEVSAEMFKKDANNVSDYVQRHLISIPIWEELRFWEGYFEYLMEQPANESVNYATLVTARLIIVASHMAGLGLPDTEAWNMIETIAEKQKLGYKLLIKLRGFLSHVQQLHVGYWGASSFKQQIISSGLPSPRPKDVSDESQQPSEASGRSWVQSMFSRDTASRANSFSRVRKWVSDNASSDITAAAQKKIQTNVRVLKGHSGAVTALHSVTRREVCDLVGDREDAGFFISGSTDCLVKIWDPSLRGSELRATLKGHTGTVRAISSDRGKIVSGSDDQSVIVWDKQTTQLLEELKGHDAQVSCVKMLSGERVLTAAHDGTVKMWDVRTDMCVATVGRCSSAILSIEYDDSTGILAAAGRDTIANIWDIRSGKQMHKLKGHTKWIRSIRMVDDTLITGSDDWTARVWSVSRGSCDAVLACHAGPVQSVEYSPFDKGIITGSADGLLRFWENDEGGIKCVKNITLHSSSILSINAGEHWLGIGAADNSMSLFHRPSNAGTKVSGWQLYRVPQRTAAVVRCVASDLERKRICSGGRNGVLRLWDATINI, from the exons ATGGGTCGGATCTTCGAGTACTTCGTCGTGTGCGGACTAGGTCCGGAGATGCGAACCGTGGATGGAGATCTTGGATTCCATGGGATGCAAACGTTCTACTTGCCTTCGCCTCTTGACCAGTTCCCTCCTACTGATCAATCCCCTTACCCTGCGCCTCCTCCTCAGCTTCCTACT TGTGTTCTTCCTGCTGGGGTGGAGTTCCATTCTTCTGGGTTTGCTTCTAATGACCCTGCAAGTTTCCCACGGAGCTATCCCATAGTCTTGACGG AGGGGGATGGATCAAAAATATTTGTCAGTTGCATTGCATTTCGGGATCGAGTCTGTGAGGATATTATTGAAGCTTATCGCTTACCGCCGAATACATACGCAGACAAGTGTATATGTCTTGTGTCTCACGCCCCCAATTTCCGTGTTCTTCGGAATTCTCTCGAAgagatttttgttctttgcttctCTTCAGAAGGAAGCTG TAAACCATTGTGGGATATTATCGCCTATATGGTATCTAATGTGCCTTTGCCGACTCCTGGAAAAGACAGAGTCTTGTTTGCTGTCGAGAATTGCCTGCTCTCAGTTGAAGCACCTCCAGAAGATAGTCTTCCTCAGGCAGAT ATATCTCTCCAGCCTCTTGTACAATGCTTGGATGTCGACAACTTGATTAAGTTGTTCACATCTGTACTAGTTGAAAGGAGGATTTTGATACGATCTAACAA GTATTCGCTTTTGACGCTGGTGTCTGAATCCATATGTCATTTGATTTATCCTTTTCGATGGCAG CAAGTCTACATTCCATTACTATTTTTTAGTGGAGTAGACTACATTGATGCGCCAACACCATATATGATGGGTCTCCACTCTGATGTCGATACGTCCAATCTTGCTATGGATGGC GTTGTAGTGGTGGATCTTGAATTTAACCAAATCACTACTTCTGAAGAGATACCTCCGATTCCAGAGCCTGAGTTCAGCGCGTTGCGAAACGATATATTGAAACTACTGCACCCTAATGTTGTAGGGATTGATCAGTTGAAGGGCTTTGGTAATTCTGTTGAGCAGTCCCCTAAAAGCCTTAGCAAACCTTGGGGAGAGGATCATGACCTTCAACTCAG GGTTATATTCTTAAAGTTTTTTGCATCTATATTGGGTGGCTACCGCAATTTCATA GAAAACAAAGTTTTTAGCACTGATGCGTTTCTGAAGAGACGGTCCCGTTCCACAAATCAGCCACCAGAGCCTATG TTGGTTCAATTCTTGGGCTCTTTTGCATTCCTCGATTATCTTGAAAGGCGTCTAGGCTCTGATGAGAACAGTACTAATCTCCTCGAGAAGTTACAAGATGCAGTTGGAAGGGGTCAAGATGCGATGTCAATTTTGCCTAAATCTTCTATGGAGCCTGAAATAATCACAATAGCTGAGCCAGAAGTTGAAGAATCAG CCACCAGGTATACCTATGACAGGTTTCCCGCGAGTGTTAGGTCAGAGGAGCAAGAAGAAAAGCGAAAGCAGAATCTTGCAGCAGCAAGCGGGGCTCTTGAATCCAATGGAAGGCATCCTCCAAG CTCACCGCCAGGGAAGAACACCAAAGAAGACAATTTCAGTTCAATGGAGAGGGCT GCAGAGAGAGAACGAATGGTCTTGGATATACAAGTCAAGTTGCAG GGATTATGGCTCCGTCTTCTCAAACTGGGTTCAGCTGAAGAtcctctttcttcatttgaatACGGCACAATATTGG CTCTCATCGAATCTGATGCTGAGGGGATTGGTGGGAGTGGCTTTATCGAGTGTATACGAGAGCATCTGTATTCG GGCTGGCATGGTCAATTGACCGAGGAGCAGTTCATTGCAGTCAAAGAATTG CTCAAAATGGCTGTGAGCCGTGCTGCTTCAAGAAGCGATTTGTCGACAGTGCGGGACGCACTTGAAGTTTCTGCAGAAATGTTCAAGAAGGATGCCAATAATGTCTCAGACTATGTCCAGCGTCATCTCATCTCCATACCCATCTGGGAGGAGTTGAG ATTCTGGGAGGGTTACTTCGAGTATCTCATGGAACAACCTGCAAATGA ATCAGTGAACTATGCTACTTTGGTCACAGCCAGACTAATCATAGTGGCATCACATATG GCTGGCTTGGGACTTCCTGATACAGAAGCTTGGAACATGATCGAGACAATtgcagagaaacaaaaacttggATACAAGTTACTG ATTAAACTCAGAGGGTTCCTGTCGCATGTTCAGCAACTTCATGTCGGCTATTGGGGTGCTTCTTCATTTAAGCAGCAGATCATATCTTCCGGGTTGCCATCCCCACGTCCAAAAGATGTCTCTGATGAATCCCAGCAACCTTCAGAAGCTTCTGGAAGGAGCTGGGTTCAGAGTATGTTTAGCAGAGATACAGCATCAAGAGCAAATTCTTTCAGTCGTGTTCGTAAGTGGGTATCTGATAATGCTTCTTCAG ACATAACTGCTGCTGCCCAGAAGAAAATTCAGACCAATGTACGTGTTCTGAAGGGTCACAGCGGTGCTGTCACTGCCTTGCACTCTGTGACAAGAAGGGAAGTCTGTGACCTTGTGGGCGATCGCGAGGATGCTGGATTCTTTATCAGCGGTAGTACAGACTGTCTG GTTAAAATTTGGGATCCAAGTCTGCGTGGTTCTGAACTTCGAGCGACTCTGAAAGGACATACTGG AACCGTGCGTGCTATAAGCTCTGACAGAGGAAAGATAGTTTCAGGATCAGATGATCAATCTGTTATCGTATGGGACAAACAAACAACTCAGCTTCTAGAAGAATTGAAAGGCCACGATGCACAG GTAAGTTGTGTCAAGATGCTTTCAGGCGAACGTGTCCTCACTGCTGCACATGATGGAACAGTTAAGATGTGGGATGTTCGAACCGATATGTGTGTTGCAACTGTTGGCCGATGCTCTAGTGCCATTCTTTCGATCGAATATGATGACTCCACAGGAATCTTGGCTGCTGCTGGCAGGGATAC GATTGCAAATATATGGGATATCCGTTCAGGAAAGCAAATGCATAAGCTGAAAGGGCATACCAAATGGATACG ATCAATACGAATGGTCGACGATACGTTGATTACTGGCAGTGATGACTGGACAGCACGAGTGTGGTCTGTTTCCAGAGGATCATGCGACGCTGTTTTGGCATGCCATGCTGGGCCAGTACAATCTGTTGAATACTCCCCATTTGACAAAGGAATAATCACAG GCTCGGCTGATGGGTTGCTCCGCTTTTGGGAAAATGATGAAG GTGGCATTAAATGCGTGAAGAACATAACGCTCCATAGTTCTTCCATACTATCAATCAACGCAGGCGAACATTGGTTAGGCATTGGAGCAGCAGATAACTCAATGTCTCTATTCCATCGTCCTTCCAACGCAGGAACCAAAGTCTCAGGCTGGCAACTTTATAGAGTACCACAAAGAACAGCGGCCGTG GTGAGATGTGTTGCGTCAGATCTCGAAAGGAAACGAATATGTAGCGGTGGCCGGAATGGAGTTCTTCGGCTGTGGGATGCGACCATCAACATCTGA